In the Ilumatobacteraceae bacterium genome, one interval contains:
- a CDS encoding helix-turn-helix transcriptional regulator produces the protein MDRVGTGFGGLDAALGGLISGDNVAWICDDPALYRSLAAGLVGSASRPGRRAMFVSFRAGDPLALEGVTMIDATPGSELASARQLVDAIERHVRDHDPTCLIVDDLGTVIRRWGADAVAAFFERVCPAMLEAGVTAYWQVGSALGPSFIEHARQITQCLLDVRHDRLRVLKAEGRPDALHGISYRLQHDEGDVDAVPPPAGGRLARGLATIRKELGLSQAELAAAAGVTASAISQAESGTRGLSLDTVITLADRLGVSIDRLLSAGNPRSYHLARHDRARNVPNSTIAALATDVTTGLRMFLVNLPGDERGQPPFDHRGVAAIAPLRGLIQIELDDDRPVLRAGDVLIVENGRVRAWRNLRAHDAACHWILRD, from the coding sequence ATGGACCGCGTCGGTACGGGTTTCGGCGGTCTCGACGCGGCGCTCGGCGGCCTGATCTCCGGCGACAACGTTGCGTGGATCTGCGACGACCCGGCCCTGTACCGATCGCTCGCGGCTGGGCTCGTGGGGAGCGCGTCGCGCCCCGGACGTCGGGCGATGTTCGTGTCGTTCCGTGCGGGCGACCCGCTCGCGCTCGAGGGTGTCACGATGATCGATGCGACGCCCGGCTCCGAGCTCGCTTCCGCCAGGCAACTCGTCGACGCGATCGAGCGCCATGTCAGGGACCACGACCCCACCTGCCTGATCGTCGACGACCTCGGAACCGTGATCCGCCGCTGGGGCGCCGATGCTGTGGCGGCATTCTTCGAGCGTGTGTGCCCTGCCATGTTGGAAGCCGGCGTCACCGCGTACTGGCAGGTCGGCTCGGCCCTCGGCCCGTCGTTCATCGAACACGCCCGGCAGATCACTCAGTGTCTCCTGGATGTTCGCCACGACCGGCTCCGCGTCCTCAAAGCGGAAGGTCGACCCGACGCCCTGCACGGGATCTCGTACCGACTGCAGCACGATGAGGGCGACGTCGATGCGGTCCCCCCACCGGCGGGCGGACGTCTCGCCCGTGGACTGGCGACCATCCGCAAGGAACTCGGCCTCTCCCAAGCCGAGTTGGCTGCGGCAGCAGGGGTGACCGCGAGTGCGATTTCGCAGGCCGAGAGCGGAACGCGCGGACTCTCACTCGACACGGTGATCACCCTGGCCGACCGGCTCGGCGTCTCGATCGACCGGCTGCTGTCGGCCGGGAACCCGCGGTCGTACCACCTCGCCCGGCACGACCGCGCCCGCAACGTGCCGAACTCGACGATCGCAGCGTTGGCAACCGACGTCACGACCGGTCTGCGCATGTTTCTCGTGAACCTGCCAGGCGACGAGCGCGGCCAGCCACCGTTCGATCACCGAGGCGTCGCCGCGATCGCACCGCTGCGCGGCCTGATCCAGATCGAGCTCGACGACGATCGCCCGGTGCTGCGGGCCGGCGACGTGCTGATCGTCGAGAACGGCCGAGTCCGTGCGTGGCGGAACCTCCGAGCGCACGACGCCGCCTGCCACTGGATCCTGCGCGATTGA
- the gdhA gene encoding NADP-specific glutamate dehydrogenase, with protein MIDEKLEDVLDEVLRRNPGEVEFHQSVREVLESLGPVVAKHPELLEHKIVQRLCEPERQLVFRVPWQDDSGEFHINRGFRIEFNSALGPYKGGLRFHPSVNTGIVKFLGFEQVFKNALTGMPIGGGKGGSDFDPKGRSDGEIMRFCQSFMTELYRHIGEYTDVPAGDIGVGAREIGYLFGQYKRITNRYESSVITGKGVEWGGALVRNEATGYGAVFFLREMLAARNCSIDGRTAIVSGSGNVAVFAIEKLQALGAHVIACSDSSGYVVDDDGIDLDVLKQVKTVERGRVADYAARRPKAVVVEGGNVWDLPTELALPCATQNELSGRDAKMLIDHGCIAVAEGANMPCTPDAVRSFAVAGVAFAPGKAANAGGVATSALEMQQNASRDSWSFAHTEARLDEIMTNIHETCAATADDFGAPGDLVRGANIAGFQRVALAMDALGLV; from the coding sequence ATGATCGACGAGAAGCTCGAGGACGTCCTCGACGAGGTGCTACGCCGCAATCCGGGCGAGGTGGAGTTCCACCAGTCGGTGCGGGAGGTGTTGGAGAGCCTCGGGCCCGTGGTGGCGAAGCACCCGGAACTGCTCGAGCACAAGATCGTGCAGCGGCTGTGCGAGCCCGAGCGGCAACTCGTCTTCCGCGTGCCGTGGCAGGACGACAGCGGCGAGTTCCACATCAACCGTGGGTTCCGGATCGAGTTCAACAGCGCGCTCGGCCCGTACAAGGGCGGGCTGCGCTTCCACCCGTCCGTGAACACGGGCATCGTGAAGTTCCTCGGCTTCGAGCAGGTGTTCAAGAACGCGTTGACCGGCATGCCGATCGGAGGCGGCAAAGGCGGCAGCGACTTCGATCCGAAGGGTCGATCCGACGGCGAGATCATGCGCTTCTGCCAGAGCTTCATGACCGAGCTGTATCGGCACATCGGTGAGTACACCGACGTCCCCGCCGGCGACATCGGTGTCGGGGCGCGTGAGATCGGTTACCTCTTCGGGCAGTACAAGCGCATCACCAACCGGTACGAGTCCTCCGTCATCACCGGCAAGGGTGTCGAGTGGGGCGGTGCGCTGGTGCGGAACGAGGCGACCGGGTACGGCGCGGTGTTCTTCCTGCGGGAGATGCTCGCAGCGCGGAACTGTTCGATCGACGGCCGTACCGCCATCGTGTCGGGATCGGGCAACGTCGCCGTGTTCGCGATCGAGAAACTGCAGGCGCTCGGTGCTCACGTGATCGCGTGTTCCGACTCGTCGGGCTACGTCGTCGACGACGACGGCATCGACCTCGACGTCTTGAAGCAGGTCAAGACGGTCGAGCGCGGTCGCGTCGCCGACTACGCCGCGCGGCGCCCCAAGGCCGTCGTGGTCGAAGGCGGCAACGTGTGGGACCTGCCGACCGAACTGGCGTTGCCCTGCGCGACCCAGAACGAGCTGTCCGGTCGCGACGCCAAGATGCTCATCGACCACGGATGCATCGCGGTCGCCGAGGGTGCGAACATGCCCTGCACGCCCGATGCCGTGCGTTCGTTCGCCGTCGCCGGTGTCGCTTTCGCGCCGGGGAAGGCGGCCAACGCCGGGGGTGTGGCGACGTCGGCGCTGGAGATGCAGCAGAACGCGTCGCGCGACTCCTGGTCCTTCGCTCACACGGAGGCTCGTCTGGACGAGATCATGACGAACATCCACGAGACCTGCGCGGCGACCGCCGACGACTTCGGTGCCCCGGGCGACCTCGTCCGAGGCGCCAACATCGCCGGCTTCCAACGCGTCGCGTTGGCGATGGACGCCCTCGGTCTCGTGTGA
- a CDS encoding amidohydrolase family protein: protein MESTEATTDATSGRSTETFFRGIADQPRTVTLLPDPEPARRQFTIISADDHVVEPPDTFEGRLPAKFADLAPRIVESDNGGEVWLFNDQLRPDIGLNAVVGRPIAEASFEPKRFDEMRRGAWDIDARVRDMDLNGIYASVNFPSGLPGFAGQRLQLGVEPELGLATVRAWNDWHIEAWAGPYPDRIIPCQVPWMLDPEVAAAEVRSNAERGFKAIAFTEAPEKLGLPSLHTGYWDPLMAACEETETVVCLHVGSSSTTPTTSSDAPPETVGVLFFGYAMFSAVDWLFSKIPVRFPNIKICLAEGGIGWVAGVLDRLDHVGRYQELFDTWKGVEPTPAEVLQRNFMFCAIEDPSSFRIRDRIGVDSLLLESDYPHLDSTWPYTQEVVATALADATPDEVRKITWENASKLFRHPVSAAIAADPDNF from the coding sequence ATGGAGTCCACTGAAGCCACCACAGACGCCACGTCCGGCCGCTCGACCGAGACGTTCTTTCGTGGCATTGCCGACCAACCACGTACGGTCACCCTGCTGCCCGACCCGGAACCCGCTCGACGTCAGTTCACGATCATCTCGGCAGACGATCATGTCGTCGAACCCCCGGACACATTCGAAGGACGTCTGCCGGCAAAGTTCGCCGACCTTGCGCCACGCATCGTGGAGAGTGACAACGGCGGCGAGGTCTGGCTCTTCAACGACCAGTTGCGTCCCGACATCGGCCTGAACGCCGTTGTCGGACGACCGATCGCCGAGGCATCGTTCGAGCCGAAGCGCTTCGACGAGATGCGTCGAGGCGCATGGGACATCGATGCTCGCGTCCGAGACATGGATCTCAACGGCATCTACGCTTCCGTGAACTTTCCATCGGGACTTCCGGGGTTCGCCGGCCAGCGCCTCCAGCTCGGCGTCGAACCAGAGCTCGGACTCGCCACCGTGCGGGCCTGGAACGACTGGCATATCGAGGCATGGGCAGGGCCATACCCCGACCGGATCATCCCGTGCCAAGTTCCCTGGATGCTCGACCCGGAGGTCGCTGCCGCTGAGGTTCGCAGCAATGCTGAACGCGGCTTCAAGGCGATCGCGTTCACCGAAGCGCCCGAGAAGCTCGGGTTGCCGTCGCTGCACACCGGTTACTGGGACCCCCTGATGGCCGCGTGCGAAGAGACGGAGACGGTCGTGTGCCTGCACGTCGGTTCGTCGTCCACCACACCGACCACCTCATCGGATGCGCCGCCGGAGACCGTTGGTGTGTTGTTCTTCGGCTACGCGATGTTCTCCGCGGTCGACTGGCTCTTTTCCAAGATCCCGGTTCGGTTCCCGAACATCAAGATCTGCCTGGCGGAGGGCGGCATCGGCTGGGTGGCCGGAGTGCTCGATCGTCTCGACCACGTCGGCCGGTACCAAGAACTGTTCGATACCTGGAAAGGCGTCGAGCCGACGCCGGCCGAGGTGCTTCAGCGCAACTTCATGTTCTGCGCGATCGAGGATCCATCGAGCTTCAGGATTCGAGATCGGATCGGTGTCGATTCGCTGCTCCTCGAATCCGACTACCCGCATCTCGATTCGACGTGGCCGTACACGCAAGAGGTCGTTGCAACTGCACTCGCCGACGCGACACCCGACGAGGTGCGAAAGATCACATGGGAGAACGCTTCCAAGCTGTTCCGCCATCCTGTTTCGGCAGCCATCGCCGCCGACCCCGACAACTTCTAG
- a CDS encoding enoyl-CoA hydratase-related protein produces the protein METIDIEHRDGVAIVRLDRPPVNAVNKLMMRELTQAFDTIGQDRSIGAAVLSASGERAFCGGIDLKETASDDPEQHDDLHALLDPFWEWRRTQLSIRECLVPVIGAIERAAIGAGFGLAGVCDLVIAGEKATFGLTEIKVGLLGGASKALRLLGPSKARRMMFLGEMVDAAEFYRLGAIDEVVPEGSAEDRAIELGMQMAEKSPIALRLAKESILRIEGDELMGRYRTENDYSNRLRTYDDSREAMQAFLEKRDADWSWS, from the coding sequence ATGGAAACCATCGACATCGAACACCGTGATGGCGTCGCGATCGTCCGGCTCGACCGCCCGCCGGTCAACGCGGTCAACAAGTTGATGATGCGCGAATTGACGCAGGCGTTCGACACGATCGGTCAAGATCGGTCGATCGGCGCCGCGGTGCTCAGCGCCTCGGGCGAACGTGCCTTCTGCGGCGGCATCGATCTCAAGGAGACCGCATCGGACGATCCCGAGCAACACGACGACCTGCACGCACTCCTGGACCCGTTCTGGGAATGGCGTCGGACACAATTGTCGATTCGGGAATGCCTGGTTCCGGTGATCGGAGCCATCGAACGAGCGGCGATCGGTGCCGGCTTCGGACTCGCCGGTGTGTGCGACCTCGTCATTGCCGGCGAGAAGGCGACGTTCGGGCTGACCGAGATCAAAGTCGGCCTGCTCGGTGGCGCCAGCAAAGCGCTTCGGTTGCTCGGCCCGTCGAAGGCGCGGCGGATGATGTTTCTCGGCGAGATGGTCGACGCGGCCGAGTTCTATCGCCTCGGTGCGATCGATGAGGTCGTCCCGGAGGGATCGGCCGAGGATCGCGCCATCGAACTGGGAATGCAGATGGCCGAGAAGAGCCCAATCGCACTCCGGCTCGCGAAGGAGTCCATCCTTCGAATCGAAGGCGACGAGTTGATGGGCCGGTACCGGACCGAGAACGACTACTCCAACCGCCTGCGAACCTACGACGACTCCCGAGAGGCGATGCAGGCGTTCCTCGAGAAGCGCGACGCCGACTGGAGCTGGTCGTGA
- a CDS encoding aldolase/citrate lyase family protein has protein sequence MPHPETSRPAPQWVRTLVYLGGHDLAKVEAVAASEPDALCVDLEDSTPLAAKDDARANLAAIADIARAARSLLFVRVNGGALEADDLAASEGLGVHCLNIPKVEDGRAVSDFVARVADVGGDLAGVLVRPVIETPLGVIGAYEIASASALVAYMGGVEGGIYGDLGGALGYQQTDDGVETHYLRSKVLMDVRAARVPFPIGGGTTARRDVEGAVDFARRNRALGYSGVHCAADPDIVRAVNEALTPTTDELEHLSSLVPRLEEVEKTGDHVAHLDGRVYDLVALDRLREQLELGRRLGLVGEAPR, from the coding sequence ATGCCCCATCCCGAAACCTCACGACCCGCTCCGCAGTGGGTCCGAACCCTCGTGTACCTCGGTGGTCACGATCTGGCCAAGGTCGAGGCGGTCGCGGCGTCGGAACCGGACGCGCTCTGCGTCGACCTCGAGGACTCGACCCCGCTCGCCGCCAAGGACGACGCCAGAGCCAACCTCGCCGCGATCGCCGACATCGCGCGCGCCGCCCGAAGTCTCTTGTTCGTTCGAGTCAACGGCGGAGCGCTCGAGGCGGACGACCTCGCCGCCAGCGAGGGGCTCGGCGTCCATTGCCTGAACATCCCGAAGGTCGAAGATGGTCGCGCCGTATCCGACTTCGTCGCCAGGGTGGCTGACGTCGGCGGTGACCTCGCCGGCGTCCTGGTCCGTCCCGTGATCGAGACCCCGCTCGGAGTGATCGGCGCGTACGAGATCGCGTCAGCGAGCGCACTCGTTGCGTACATGGGCGGTGTCGAGGGCGGCATCTACGGCGACCTGGGCGGAGCTCTCGGCTATCAGCAGACCGACGATGGCGTCGAGACCCACTATCTGCGGAGCAAGGTGTTGATGGACGTGCGCGCGGCCCGCGTGCCGTTCCCGATCGGCGGTGGTACGACTGCCCGACGCGACGTCGAAGGCGCTGTCGACTTCGCTCGACGAAATCGGGCGCTCGGGTATTCGGGTGTCCACTGCGCCGCTGACCCCGACATCGTGCGTGCCGTCAACGAGGCCTTGACCCCGACGACCGACGAACTCGAGCATCTCTCGAGCCTCGTGCCCCGACTCGAGGAGGTTGAGAAGACCGGCGACCACGTGGCGCATCTCGACGGTCGGGTGTACGACCTGGTGGCCCTGGATCGGCTCCGCGAGCAGCTCGAGCTCGGTCGTCGACTCGGTCTGGTCGGAGAGGCACCTCGATGA
- a CDS encoding amidohydrolase family protein, whose product MSSYSVISADSHINEPPDLWTTRVQAKYRDRAPRVERFDQGDAWVIEGALDPINFGGNCSAGLPLEVRSPWIRADEMRPGGYLPAPRIEDQDQDGVDAEVLYPTPRIGNSLFWNRDDKEFHVDCIRAYNDWLSEFCSHDPDRLWGVAMVPNAGVESAVAEFERATSLPGIRGAMIGQYPHGGEVMDASDDPLWASAAERKVPISIHVSFATQAQGDKKRMKLTGDMRFFDVPVRASQFINGAVFDRFPDLTLVLVEVDSGWIPYLREQMTDRFLRQSPEDQKRLARKPDEYFDTNIASTFITDEYGVANRHRVGLTQMMWSSDFPHGGSDWPKSKASIESQTAGVPDDEKHLLIAGNAARLYGVG is encoded by the coding sequence ATGAGTTCCTATTCCGTCATCTCCGCCGACAGCCACATCAACGAGCCGCCTGATCTGTGGACCACACGCGTCCAGGCCAAGTACCGCGATCGCGCGCCGCGGGTGGAGCGATTCGATCAGGGTGACGCATGGGTGATCGAAGGTGCTCTCGATCCGATCAACTTCGGTGGCAACTGCTCGGCCGGGCTGCCACTCGAGGTGCGAAGCCCGTGGATCCGAGCCGACGAGATGCGACCCGGCGGATACCTGCCGGCACCGCGAATCGAGGACCAGGACCAGGACGGTGTCGACGCCGAGGTGCTGTACCCGACCCCACGAATCGGGAACTCGTTGTTCTGGAATCGGGACGACAAGGAGTTCCACGTCGATTGCATTCGCGCATACAACGATTGGCTGTCCGAGTTCTGCTCACACGATCCTGACCGGTTGTGGGGAGTGGCGATGGTCCCGAATGCCGGTGTCGAGTCAGCGGTTGCCGAGTTCGAGCGGGCGACGTCGCTCCCAGGAATCCGGGGTGCGATGATCGGCCAGTATCCCCACGGCGGCGAGGTCATGGATGCCTCCGACGATCCGCTGTGGGCGTCGGCTGCCGAGCGCAAGGTCCCGATCTCGATCCACGTGTCGTTCGCCACCCAGGCGCAGGGCGACAAGAAGCGGATGAAGCTCACCGGCGACATGCGCTTCTTCGACGTGCCGGTTCGCGCGTCACAGTTCATCAACGGTGCGGTGTTCGATCGGTTCCCAGACCTGACCCTGGTGCTGGTCGAGGTCGACAGCGGCTGGATCCCGTATCTGCGCGAACAGATGACCGATCGCTTCCTCCGTCAATCCCCGGAGGACCAGAAACGACTCGCTCGCAAGCCCGACGAGTACTTCGACACGAACATCGCGTCGACGTTCATCACCGACGAGTACGGGGTGGCCAATCGGCACCGCGTGGGCCTCACCCAGATGATGTGGTCGAGCGACTTCCCGCACGGCGGTTCCGACTGGCCCAAGTCGAAGGCCTCGATCGAGAGCCAGACAGCCGGCGTTCCCGACGACGAGAAGCACCTGCTGATCGCGGGCAACGCCGCGCGTCTCTACGGCGTCGGGTGA
- a CDS encoding CoA transferase: protein MTTALEGVRVVDASRHMSGSMTGMMFADNGADVIKVESPDGDPNRVHDGFKVWNRGKRSVVLDLTDATTADARDALITWADVVITDMRPGVAERLGLGHARTSELNPRLITVEITGFGEHGPLADLVGHEHVVAAKSGRMASLKGYRDGPIFTPVPIATYGAAMLASQGAMAALLERSRSGLGQRVHTSLLHALVSYDMISGHGSRTHQVDDSGRIFGVMPLAFMTAKTKDDRFIQMCSRQPHLFRNWLTALGVVDLLDEPGLEHMPDLLPSEADLERVRAILAARMEERTFDKWMDVFLANDIGGDPFLSAEEFLLHPQAIDNGRVATVESPTVGTTTQIGPIAQMSDTPSVIGVGEPVLGAHTDEVLGNLEPVRTPATEPTTPVSRPPLEGITVLELGYFYAAPFGMTLLAELGARVIKVEPPAGDPTRRNWLTVYQKGTVGKESVVADLKTPEGLQIVHDLAGQADVFLHNFRPGVPERLGIGYEQLAELNPRLVYVYGGAFGSSGPWARRPGFHSSPNAISGSGIIEAGRDNPPINRTYADPAGALACATATLLALSARERTGRGQYVETTMLASMAYTVSRWSVQYDGKSDHGPMPDQGQHGFHALHRLYETADGWLFVYVPDRDVGRFAELLDVAIVDDDRFADESSRRRHDTELVATIGDALGERSADEWEELLVGAGLGCVRADGIDHGQFMLGSDQTRANGLSIPAALPDGEQFHRSAGTVDFSRSTRALGSCETLGTSTRKVLAEIGRDEVEIDRLEAQGVTAPVGHGLDS, encoded by the coding sequence ATGACCACCGCACTCGAGGGTGTCCGCGTCGTCGATGCCAGCCGACACATGTCGGGTTCGATGACCGGCATGATGTTCGCCGACAACGGTGCCGATGTGATCAAGGTGGAGTCGCCCGACGGTGACCCGAATCGCGTCCATGATGGCTTCAAGGTCTGGAATCGCGGCAAACGGAGCGTCGTGCTCGACCTCACCGACGCGACGACCGCCGACGCCCGCGATGCCCTGATCACATGGGCCGACGTCGTGATCACCGACATGCGGCCGGGCGTGGCAGAGCGGCTCGGGCTCGGTCACGCCCGAACGAGCGAGTTGAACCCCCGGCTGATCACCGTCGAGATCACGGGCTTCGGCGAGCACGGACCGCTGGCCGATCTCGTCGGCCACGAGCACGTGGTCGCCGCGAAGTCCGGCCGGATGGCGTCGCTCAAGGGATACCGCGATGGTCCGATCTTCACCCCGGTGCCGATCGCCACGTACGGCGCAGCGATGCTCGCGTCGCAGGGTGCGATGGCTGCCCTGCTCGAACGTTCCCGGAGCGGTCTGGGCCAGCGGGTCCACACCAGTCTCCTCCATGCCCTGGTCTCGTACGACATGATCAGCGGCCACGGAAGCCGGACCCATCAGGTGGACGATTCGGGCCGGATCTTCGGTGTCATGCCGCTCGCCTTCATGACCGCCAAGACCAAGGACGACCGATTCATCCAGATGTGCAGCCGACAGCCGCATCTGTTCCGCAACTGGCTGACGGCGCTCGGCGTCGTCGACCTCCTCGACGAACCCGGCCTCGAGCACATGCCCGACCTGCTCCCGTCGGAGGCCGACCTCGAACGGGTCCGCGCGATCCTCGCCGCCCGCATGGAGGAGCGCACCTTCGACAAGTGGATGGACGTGTTCCTCGCCAACGACATCGGCGGCGATCCGTTCCTGAGCGCCGAAGAGTTCCTCCTGCATCCGCAGGCGATCGACAACGGACGCGTGGCGACGGTCGAGTCACCGACGGTCGGCACGACGACCCAGATCGGGCCGATCGCTCAGATGTCGGACACGCCGTCGGTCATCGGCGTCGGCGAACCCGTGCTCGGCGCGCACACCGACGAAGTGCTCGGCAACCTCGAACCGGTACGTACGCCCGCGACCGAGCCGACCACTCCGGTCAGCCGGCCCCCGCTCGAGGGCATCACCGTGCTCGAACTCGGCTACTTCTACGCCGCCCCCTTCGGCATGACGCTCCTCGCCGAACTCGGCGCCCGGGTCATCAAGGTCGAGCCCCCCGCCGGTGACCCCACGCGACGCAACTGGCTCACGGTCTACCAGAAGGGCACGGTCGGCAAGGAGAGCGTCGTCGCCGACCTCAAGACGCCCGAAGGCCTCCAGATCGTGCACGACCTCGCCGGGCAGGCCGACGTGTTCCTCCACAACTTCCGCCCCGGGGTACCCGAGCGACTCGGCATCGGGTACGAGCAACTGGCCGAACTCAATCCCCGTCTCGTGTACGTCTACGGAGGCGCATTCGGTTCGAGCGGACCGTGGGCCCGACGACCTGGATTCCACTCGTCACCCAACGCCATCTCCGGTTCGGGGATCATCGAGGCGGGCCGGGACAACCCGCCCATCAACCGCACCTACGCCGACCCGGCGGGCGCATTGGCGTGCGCGACCGCAACGCTGCTCGCCCTCTCGGCTCGTGAGCGAACCGGCCGCGGTCAATACGTCGAGACGACGATGCTGGCGTCGATGGCGTACACGGTGTCCCGGTGGAGCGTGCAGTACGACGGCAAGTCCGACCACGGCCCGATGCCCGACCAGGGTCAACACGGGTTCCACGCCTTGCACCGTCTGTACGAGACCGCCGACGGCTGGCTCTTCGTCTACGTTCCCGACCGCGACGTCGGCCGATTCGCAGAACTCCTCGACGTCGCCATCGTCGACGACGACCGATTCGCGGACGAGTCCTCACGTCGACGGCACGACACCGAACTGGTCGCCACGATCGGCGACGCGCTCGGTGAGCGCAGCGCCGACGAGTGGGAAGAATTGCTGGTGGGCGCCGGCCTCGGATGCGTCCGTGCCGACGGCATCGATCACGGGCAATTCATGCTCGGCAGCGACCAGACCCGAGCCAACGGGCTGTCCATACCGGCCGCATTGCCCGACGGCGAACAGTTCCATCGCAGTGCGGGGACCGTCGATTTCTCACGGTCAACGCGTGCACTCGGGAGTTGCGAGACACTCGGCACCTCGACGCGCAAGGTGCTCGCCGAGATCGGTCGCGACGAGGTCGAGATCGACCGACTCGAAGCACAGGGCGTGACCGCGCCGGTCGGCCACGGACTCGACAGCTGA
- a CDS encoding CoA ester lyase yields the protein MVRPVRSLLFVPGNRTAWMPKAARAGADAVVFDLEGALPPAEKDQGRRAVAEVAESCGIDPSQPAVMVRINDVRSEHWRPDLDRVVVDGLHAVLLPQVAGLDDVVEVDEELTAIESRRGLPPNSIALDPLMETPQAIRQAYEIATCSPRIAYMGAGISKRGDIARTIGYRWSEEGLETLYFRSKVLLDVRAAGVVNPISGMWGGIEDLDGLRRFAEHTAGLGYEGLMVIHPSHVSVVNEVFSPPDSEIELWTATLAAMEEAHESGNGAIRFRGEVVDEAHVLTARQGLERARRLGVVQ from the coding sequence ATGGTGCGACCGGTACGAAGCTTGTTGTTCGTCCCCGGGAATCGGACGGCGTGGATGCCCAAAGCGGCACGCGCCGGTGCCGATGCCGTCGTCTTCGACCTCGAAGGTGCTCTGCCTCCTGCCGAGAAGGACCAGGGTCGTCGGGCGGTGGCCGAGGTCGCCGAGTCGTGCGGTATCGACCCGTCCCAGCCGGCCGTGATGGTGCGCATCAACGACGTCCGATCGGAACACTGGCGTCCCGATCTCGACCGGGTCGTCGTCGACGGACTTCACGCCGTGCTGCTTCCGCAAGTCGCCGGTCTCGACGACGTGGTCGAGGTCGACGAAGAACTCACCGCCATCGAGAGCCGGCGCGGTCTGCCACCGAACTCGATCGCCCTCGATCCGCTCATGGAGACGCCGCAGGCGATCCGTCAGGCGTACGAGATCGCCACCTGCTCGCCTCGAATCGCCTACATGGGAGCCGGTATCTCGAAGCGCGGTGACATCGCCCGCACCATCGGATACCGCTGGAGTGAGGAGGGCCTCGAGACGCTGTACTTCCGGTCGAAGGTGCTCCTCGACGTTCGCGCCGCCGGTGTCGTCAACCCGATCTCGGGAATGTGGGGCGGTATCGAGGATCTGGACGGACTTCGGCGGTTCGCCGAGCACACCGCCGGGCTGGGATACGAAGGACTGATGGTGATTCACCCCAGCCATGTGTCGGTGGTCAACGAGGTCTTCTCGCCGCCCGACTCCGAGATCGAGTTGTGGACCGCGACCCTCGCCGCGATGGAGGAGGCGCACGAGTCCGGCAACGGAGCGATTCGCTTCCGCGGTGAAGTCGTCGATGAGGCGCACGTGCTCACGGCTCGCCAAGGTCTCGAGCGAGCTCGACGTCTGGGGGTCGTGCAGTGA
- a CDS encoding GntR family transcriptional regulator, which yields MTGEQLRQPRLAELIAGILRDRIMAGEYSDGDFLPKQEQLLTEFRVSKPSVREALRVLETEGLIDVRRGNQGGAIVHRPQPRDAAYMLGLVLQNRSVSVADVGRALVRLEPACAGLCAARPDRVSAVERLSEIHRLAEESLMDDIAFVGHMRRFHEVLVDECGNETMKAVVGVLEVLWSTREHAWAQSAAGTVEYPGREIREAGLRAHARIVDLIAAGDSSGVIRLAGSHLAVSQIHAQSGADDVVVDATDLRATTHRPG from the coding sequence GTGACGGGGGAGCAGCTCCGTCAGCCCCGTCTGGCTGAACTGATCGCGGGCATTCTTCGCGATCGGATCATGGCCGGCGAGTACAGCGACGGCGACTTCCTGCCGAAGCAGGAGCAGTTGTTGACGGAGTTCCGAGTCAGCAAGCCATCGGTTCGGGAAGCACTGCGTGTGCTCGAGACCGAGGGACTGATCGACGTCCGGCGAGGGAATCAGGGTGGTGCGATCGTCCACCGCCCTCAACCCCGTGATGCGGCCTACATGCTCGGACTCGTCCTGCAGAACAGGTCGGTGAGTGTGGCCGACGTCGGTCGAGCGCTCGTGCGTCTCGAACCGGCGTGCGCCGGGCTCTGCGCGGCCCGGCCCGACCGTGTATCCGCCGTGGAACGACTCTCGGAGATCCACCGCCTCGCTGAGGAGTCGCTGATGGACGACATCGCATTCGTGGGGCACATGCGTCGGTTCCACGAGGTGCTGGTCGACGAGTGCGGCAACGAGACCATGAAGGCGGTCGTCGGAGTGCTCGAGGTGCTGTGGTCGACGCGCGAGCACGCGTGGGCCCAGTCGGCTGCCGGAACCGTCGAGTACCCGGGGCGCGAGATTCGCGAGGCGGGTCTGCGGGCTCATGCCCGCATCGTCGACCTCATCGCAGCCGGCGACAGCTCGGGTGTGATCCGTCTCGCCGGGTCGCATCTCGCGGTCTCGCAGATCCATGCCCAGTCGGGTGCCGACGATGTGGTCGTCGATGCGACCGATCTGCGGGCGACGACCCACCGCCCGGGATGA